A region of Marnyiella aurantia DNA encodes the following proteins:
- the rpsJ gene encoding 30S ribosomal protein S10 — MSQRIRIKLKSYDYNLVDKSAEKIVKTVKATGAVVNGPIPLPTNKRIFTVLRSPHVNKKAREQFQLSAHKRLMDIYSSSSKTVDALMKLELPSGVDVEIKV, encoded by the coding sequence ATGTCACAAAGAATCAGAATAAAATTAAAATCTTACGATTACAATTTGGTAGATAAATCTGCTGAGAAGATCGTAAAAACGGTAAAGGCTACCGGTGCTGTAGTAAACGGTCCGATCCCATTGCCTACGAACAAAAGAATCTTTACAGTTCTCCGTTCGCCTCACGTAAACAAGAAAGCAAGAGAGCAGTTCCAGCTTTCAGCCCACAAAAGGCTTATGGATATCTACTCCTCTTCTTCTAAAACTGTAGATGCCCTAATGAAATTAGAGCTTCCTTCAGGAGTTGACGTAGAAATTAAAGTGTGA
- a CDS encoding GLPGLI family protein, translated as MKYCLILSVLLHLKMYSQFSTSSSSISHLEVNYLVKFQRDTANTQSLSQEVASLLIGEKTSVFKSTQKVIYDSLTLAEVDKSIKNAGGGTVMLNLQNVPSPRIISEVYKDSDRVYIYDEVLKTGFLYPVDAKLDWNILNETKIISGYTCRRAEVTFNRRSYTAWFTADLPFSEGPYIFKGLPGLVLEVSDSANLYSFQLAGLKKVVKPIVAPSGIETTHTKFSKVRSDFMGDPVGVFESQTKFKTPFKDRDRIIKLHQSNNNFIF; from the coding sequence ATGAAATATTGTCTTATCTTATCAGTACTACTCCATCTGAAGATGTACTCGCAGTTTTCCACATCTTCTTCTTCTATTTCACATTTGGAGGTGAATTATCTAGTTAAATTTCAGAGAGATACTGCTAACACCCAATCGTTATCCCAAGAAGTAGCCTCATTGCTCATTGGTGAGAAAACCTCGGTTTTTAAAAGTACTCAGAAGGTTATTTATGACTCTTTGACTCTTGCGGAGGTAGATAAAAGCATAAAAAATGCTGGAGGAGGGACGGTAATGTTAAATTTGCAAAATGTACCAAGTCCCAGAATCATATCAGAAGTATATAAGGATAGTGACCGTGTGTATATTTACGATGAAGTCTTGAAAACCGGATTTCTGTATCCTGTAGATGCGAAGCTTGATTGGAATATTTTAAACGAAACTAAGATTATTTCCGGTTATACTTGTCGACGTGCAGAGGTAACCTTTAATAGACGGTCTTATACAGCTTGGTTTACCGCAGACCTGCCTTTTAGTGAAGGTCCATATATTTTTAAAGGTTTACCTGGGCTTGTTCTAGAGGTGTCGGATTCTGCTAATTTGTATTCTTTCCAACTTGCGGGACTGAAGAAAGTGGTAAAACCAATCGTTGCACCCTCAGGAATAGAGACCACGCATACTAAGTTTTCAAAAGTAAGGTCCGATTTCATGGGGGATCCGGTCGGAGTTTTTGAAAGTCAAACAAAATTTAAAACCCCTTTTAAAGACCGTGATAGAATTATTAAGCTTCATCAAAGCAACAATAACTTTATATTTTAA
- a CDS encoding 30S ribosomal protein S10, whose translation MLTNTAASSSIARRLTSRKHKAREQFQLSAHKRLMDIYSSSSKTVDALMKLELPSGVDVEIKV comes from the coding sequence ATTTTAACCAATACGGCTGCCAGTTCAAGCATCGCAAGGCGTCTCACATCTCGGAAGCATAAAGCAAGAGAGCAGTTTCAGCTTTCAGCCCACAAAAGGCTTATGGATATCTATTCCTCTTCTTCTAAAACTGTAGATGCCCTAATGAAATTAGAGCTTCCTTCAGGAGTTGACGTAGAAATTAAAGTGTGA
- a CDS encoding GLPGLI family protein: MIKAVFLKFSLSLFLTVFGNLFRAQEMFSPSVLVTYEMSSVESLKENAAPEVTHYVLLANETTAVFKAQSAFRYDSIKQINGDQRTLMANFDLEEQANIVINPKEIFYSDLVMNTEVGYREGNDFKWQIIQKFGEVAGLKCQKAVTEKFGRKWTACFSAVSPFMFGPYKFNGLPGLILEVEDDENHYLFRMTDIKKIEGTFPLSRLNQVKMFSKNDYLLVKDNLESDFSLGGKIKFKPEHTRKFQAARELKLKSANPLEREP; encoded by the coding sequence ATGATTAAAGCCGTATTTCTAAAATTTTCCCTTTCCCTTTTCCTGACGGTGTTTGGGAACCTGTTTCGGGCGCAGGAAATGTTTTCGCCATCTGTACTGGTCACCTATGAGATGAGTTCGGTAGAAAGTTTGAAGGAAAATGCGGCGCCTGAAGTCACCCATTATGTATTATTGGCCAACGAAACGACCGCTGTTTTCAAAGCGCAAAGTGCCTTCAGGTATGATTCCATAAAACAGATTAACGGTGATCAGAGAACGCTTATGGCCAATTTTGATCTTGAGGAACAGGCAAATATTGTCATTAATCCTAAGGAAATTTTCTATTCGGATCTAGTCATGAATACAGAAGTAGGCTATCGGGAAGGCAATGATTTCAAGTGGCAAATTATCCAGAAGTTTGGTGAAGTTGCGGGTCTAAAATGCCAAAAAGCGGTTACGGAGAAATTTGGCCGCAAATGGACAGCATGCTTTTCAGCCGTTTCACCCTTTATGTTCGGTCCTTATAAATTCAATGGTCTTCCGGGACTGATTTTGGAGGTGGAAGATGATGAAAACCACTACCTATTTAGGATGACAGATATTAAAAAAATTGAAGGAACCTTTCCGCTAAGCCGTTTGAATCAGGTGAAGATGTTCAGTAAAAATGATTACTTACTCGTGAAGGACAATTTGGAATCAGATTTCAGCCTGGGAGGTAAGATAAAATTTAAACCGGAACATACCAGGAAATTTCAGGCAGCACGTGAACTGAAGCTGAAATCAGCTAATCCGCTGGAGCGCGAACCCTGA
- the rplC gene encoding 50S ribosomal protein L3, whose protein sequence is MSGIIGKKVGMTSLFNEEGKNIPCTVIQAGPCSVLQVRTEETDGYVGIQLGFDDKSEKNVGKALAGHFKKAGSAPKAKLVEFHHGFDELKVGDEVNVNIFAEGEYVDVTGTSKGKGFQGVVKRHNFGGVMQATHGQHNRLRAPGSIGAGSDPSRVFKGMRMAGRMGGKQVTVQNLQVLKVDEEQNLLVVKGAIPGAINSYVIVRRWN, encoded by the coding sequence ATGTCAGGTATTATTGGAAAAAAAGTCGGGATGACATCCCTGTTTAACGAGGAAGGGAAGAATATCCCCTGCACCGTTATCCAGGCAGGTCCATGCTCGGTTTTACAGGTCAGAACCGAAGAAACTGATGGCTATGTAGGCATACAGTTGGGTTTCGATGACAAGAGTGAGAAGAACGTTGGTAAAGCGTTAGCCGGCCACTTTAAAAAGGCTGGTTCTGCTCCTAAAGCTAAATTGGTTGAATTCCACCACGGATTCGACGAGTTAAAAGTAGGAGATGAAGTAAATGTAAACATATTCGCAGAAGGTGAGTATGTGGACGTAACAGGAACTTCGAAAGGTAAAGGATTCCAGGGTGTTGTGAAAAGACACAACTTTGGAGGGGTAATGCAGGCTACACACGGTCAGCACAACAGACTTAGAGCGCCGGGTTCAATTGGTGCAGGTTCTGACCCATCCAGAGTATTCAAAGGAATGAGAATGGCCGGAAGAATGGGAGGTAAGCAGGTAACTGTTCAGAATCTTCAGGTACTTAAGGTAGATGAAGAGCAAAACCTTTTAGTTGTAAAAGGCGCTATTCCGGGAGCTATAAATTCATATGTAATTGTAAGAAGATGGAACTAG
- the rplD gene encoding 50S ribosomal protein L4, which yields MELVVLNNTGKETGRKITLDETVFGIEPNKHAVYLEVKQYLAAQRQGTHKSKERSEITASTRKLKKQKGSGSARYGDIKSPTFRGGGRVFGPKPRDYRFKLNKALKRLAKKSVLSQKMKDNSIKVMEDLSLNAPRTKDFVTLLNAFELNGKKSLFILPEANDNVYLSSRNLPKTKVLSYNEISSYDLMNAGEIIFFEGAVEKFQENLKK from the coding sequence ATGGAACTAGTAGTATTAAACAACACCGGTAAGGAAACCGGAAGAAAGATAACCCTGGACGAAACTGTATTTGGTATTGAGCCTAATAAGCACGCGGTTTACCTGGAAGTGAAGCAATATCTTGCTGCGCAGAGACAGGGAACTCATAAGTCCAAGGAAAGAAGCGAGATTACAGCTTCTACAAGAAAACTTAAAAAGCAAAAAGGTTCCGGTTCTGCAAGATATGGTGATATTAAATCCCCAACTTTCAGAGGTGGAGGTAGAGTTTTTGGTCCAAAACCAAGAGACTACAGATTCAAACTGAACAAAGCACTTAAGAGACTTGCCAAGAAATCTGTTCTTTCCCAGAAAATGAAAGATAACAGCATCAAAGTAATGGAAGATCTTAGCCTTAATGCGCCTAGAACTAAAGACTTTGTAACACTGCTTAACGCTTTTGAACTGAACGGTAAGAAATCTCTGTTCATCCTTCCTGAAGCAAATGACAATGTGTATTTATCTTCAAGAAACCTACCTAAAACAAAGGTACTGAGCTACAACGAAATCAGCTCTTACGACCTTATGAACGCAGGTGAGATCATTTTCTTTGAAGGGGCAGTAGAAAAATTTCAGGAAAACCTAAAGAAATAA
- the rplW gene encoding 50S ribosomal protein L23: MSIIIKPVISEKANYLTELRGDYSFLVNPKANKIQIRNAVEAAYNVKVADVRTMIYAPKVSSKNTKKGLQIGKTNKLKKAVITLAEGEVLDVFAV, encoded by the coding sequence ATGTCTATTATAATTAAACCAGTAATTTCAGAAAAAGCCAATTACCTTACTGAACTCAGAGGTGATTATTCCTTCCTGGTAAACCCGAAAGCGAATAAGATCCAGATCAGAAATGCGGTAGAAGCTGCTTATAATGTGAAGGTGGCCGACGTTAGGACCATGATTTATGCGCCTAAGGTTTCCAGTAAGAATACAAAGAAAGGACTTCAGATTGGTAAGACCAACAAACTGAAAAAAGCAGTAATTACCCTTGCAGAAGGCGAAGTACTGGATGTCTTTGCAGTATAG
- the rplB gene encoding 50S ribosomal protein L2, which produces MSVRKLKPITPGQRFRVVNNFEEITTNKPEKSLTVGISKSGGRNQTGKMTMRYTGGGHKKKYRIIDFKRNKFDVEATVKTVEYDPNRTAFIALLEYADGEKRYIIAPNGIKVDQKVISSETAEPNVGNAMKLKNIPLGTVISCIELRPGQGAVMARSAGSSAQLTSRDGKYAIVKLPSGESRMILTECFAMIGSVSNSDHQLTVSGKAGRSRWLGRRPRTRPVVMNPVDHPMGGGEGRSSGGHPRSRNGMPAKGYKTRKKNKASNRFIVSKRK; this is translated from the coding sequence ATGTCTGTTAGAAAATTAAAACCTATCACCCCGGGACAGAGATTCAGAGTTGTAAATAACTTTGAGGAAATTACTACCAACAAACCAGAGAAGTCTCTAACCGTTGGTATTAGTAAGTCAGGTGGACGTAACCAAACTGGTAAAATGACCATGCGTTACACCGGAGGTGGACACAAAAAGAAATACAGAATCATTGACTTCAAAAGAAACAAGTTTGATGTTGAAGCAACGGTTAAGACTGTAGAGTACGATCCAAACAGAACTGCTTTCATCGCTCTATTGGAGTACGCAGACGGAGAGAAGAGATATATCATCGCTCCTAACGGTATTAAAGTAGACCAGAAAGTAATTTCTTCTGAAACTGCAGAGCCTAATGTAGGTAACGCAATGAAACTGAAGAATATTCCTTTGGGTACTGTAATTTCCTGTATTGAGCTTAGGCCGGGACAGGGTGCTGTAATGGCAAGAAGTGCAGGTTCTTCTGCACAGTTAACATCCAGAGATGGTAAATATGCGATTGTAAAGCTTCCTTCCGGTGAATCCAGAATGATCCTTACTGAATGTTTCGCAATGATCGGATCTGTTTCCAACTCTGACCACCAACTTACCGTTTCCGGTAAGGCAGGTAGAAGCAGATGGTTAGGCAGAAGACCAAGAACAAGACCAGTGGTTATGAACCCTGTGGATCACCCAATGGGTGGTGGTGAAGGACGTTCTTCCGGAGGTCACCCAAGATCAAGAAACGGTATGCCTGCTAAAGGTTACAAAACCAGAAAGAAAAACAAAGCGTCTAACCGATTCATCGTCTCTAAAAGAAAATAA
- the rpsS gene encoding 30S ribosomal protein S19 yields the protein MSRSLKKGPFIHYTLDKKVQANVESGKKTVIKTWSRASMISPDFVGQTIAVHNGKSFIPVYVTENMVGHKLGEFSPTRSFRGHGGNKNKGSR from the coding sequence ATGTCAAGATCACTTAAGAAAGGACCTTTTATTCATTATACTTTAGATAAGAAGGTTCAGGCAAACGTAGAGTCTGGTAAAAAGACAGTAATCAAAACGTGGTCGAGAGCATCAATGATCTCTCCAGACTTCGTAGGACAAACCATCGCGGTACACAACGGGAAATCTTTTATCCCGGTATATGTTACAGAAAACATGGTAGGTCATAAGTTAGGCGAATTTTCTCCGACTAGATCTTTCAGAGGTCACGGTGGTAACAAAAATAAAGGAAGCAGATAA
- the rplV gene encoding 50S ribosomal protein L22, with protein sequence MGSRKQNSAIARKEASKDVISARLNDCPSSPRKMRLVADIIRGENVDKALYILKYSKKEASNKLEKLLLSAMANWQTKNEGADIEEANLVVKEIFVDSARQLKRLRPAPQGRGHRIRKRSNHVTIILDSKDIK encoded by the coding sequence ATGGGATCAAGAAAGCAAAATAGCGCAATCGCCAGAAAAGAGGCCAGCAAAGATGTCATAAGCGCACGTCTTAATGACTGCCCGTCTTCTCCTAGAAAAATGAGATTAGTTGCTGATATCATTAGAGGAGAAAATGTAGATAAAGCCCTGTATATTCTAAAATATTCAAAAAAAGAGGCCTCAAATAAATTGGAGAAACTTCTTCTTTCTGCTATGGCAAACTGGCAGACTAAAAACGAAGGAGCTGATATTGAAGAAGCCAACCTTGTTGTAAAAGAAATATTTGTTGACAGTGCAAGACAATTGAAGAGACTGAGACCAGCCCCACAGGGAAGAGGTCACAGAATCAGAAAGAGATCAAACCACGTGACAATAATTTTAGATTCAAAAGACATTAAATAA
- the rpsC gene encoding 30S ribosomal protein S3 yields the protein MGQKTNPIGNRLGIIRGWDSNWYGGKDYGDRIAEDYKIRRYLEARLSKGGVSRIYIERTLKLVTVTITTARPGLIIGKGGQEVDKLKEELKKLTGKDVQINIFEIKRPELDAVLVADSIAKQIENRISYRRAVKMAIASTMRMGAEGIKVMISGRLNGAEMARSESFKDGRIPLSTFRADIDYHIGEALTQYGKLGVKVWIMKGEVYGKRDLTPLVGQQQKKSAGGRERNDRNDRNDRGGDRRPRRNNNNN from the coding sequence ATGGGACAGAAGACAAATCCAATTGGTAACAGACTAGGTATCATCAGAGGATGGGATTCTAACTGGTATGGTGGTAAAGATTATGGAGACAGAATCGCTGAAGACTACAAGATCAGAAGATACCTTGAAGCTAGATTATCTAAAGGTGGGGTTTCAAGAATTTACATTGAAAGAACACTGAAATTAGTAACCGTAACCATCACTACTGCCAGACCGGGTTTAATCATCGGCAAAGGCGGTCAGGAAGTTGATAAACTGAAGGAAGAACTGAAAAAACTTACAGGTAAGGACGTTCAGATCAATATCTTCGAAATCAAAAGACCTGAGCTTGATGCCGTTTTGGTTGCAGACAGTATTGCAAAACAGATCGAGAACCGTATCTCCTACAGAAGAGCTGTGAAAATGGCTATCGCTTCTACAATGAGAATGGGTGCCGAAGGTATAAAAGTAATGATCTCCGGACGTTTGAACGGAGCTGAGATGGCAAGAAGCGAATCTTTCAAAGACGGAAGAATCCCATTGTCTACCTTCAGAGCAGATATCGATTATCACATAGGCGAAGCCCTTACACAATATGGTAAACTTGGTGTGAAAGTCTGGATTATGAAAGGTGAAGTTTATGGTAAAAGAGACCTTACTCCACTTGTAGGACAGCAGCAGAAGAAATCAGCCGGCGGCAGGGAAAGAAATGACAGAAATGACAGGAATGACCGTGGCGGCGACAGAAGACCAAGAAGAAACAATAACAATAATTAA
- the rplP gene encoding 50S ribosomal protein L16, with protein sequence MLQPRRTKFRRVHKMKMKGNAQRGAQLAYGTFGIKATDGAWITARQIEAARIAATRYMKREGQLWIKIFPDKPITKKPAEVRMGKGKGAVEYWVAVVKPGKVMFEVGGVPYEVAKEALRLAAQKLPVVTKFIVANDFVKPE encoded by the coding sequence ATGTTACAACCAAGAAGAACCAAGTTCCGTCGTGTTCATAAAATGAAGATGAAAGGAAATGCGCAGAGAGGAGCTCAGCTTGCGTATGGAACTTTCGGCATCAAAGCAACAGACGGCGCGTGGATCACTGCCAGACAGATCGAGGCTGCACGTATTGCCGCTACGAGATATATGAAAAGAGAAGGACAGCTATGGATCAAAATTTTCCCGGATAAGCCTATCACCAAGAAACCTGCCGAAGTACGTATGGGTAAAGGTAAGGGTGCTGTGGAATATTGGGTAGCCGTAGTGAAGCCTGGTAAAGTAATGTTTGAAGTAGGTGGTGTACCTTACGAGGTTGCCAAGGAAGCTCTCAGACTTGCTGCACAGAAGTTACCAGTAGTAACCAAATTTATCGTTGCTAACGATTTTGTAAAACCTGAATAA
- the rpmC gene encoding 50S ribosomal protein L29: MKNADIRNLSAGDLQNKLAELKAEYQKTKLAHRISPVENPIQIRDLRRTIARLETEVTAKQQ, encoded by the coding sequence ATGAAAAATGCTGACATCAGAAATTTAAGCGCAGGTGATCTACAGAACAAACTTGCTGAACTGAAAGCTGAATACCAAAAAACAAAATTAGCTCACAGAATCAGCCCTGTAGAAAACCCAATTCAAATCAGAGATTTGAGAAGGACAATCGCAAGATTGGAAACAGAAGTAACCGCTAAACAACAATAA
- the rpsQ gene encoding 30S ribosomal protein S17, with protein MDRNLRKERIGVVSSNKMEKTIVVSETMRMKHPMYGKFVLKTKKYTAHDENNECSEGDTVLIQETRPLSKSKRWRLVRIIEKAK; from the coding sequence ATGGACAGAAATTTAAGAAAAGAAAGAATTGGGGTGGTTTCCAGCAACAAAATGGAAAAAACTATTGTTGTAAGCGAGACGATGAGGATGAAGCACCCAATGTACGGTAAGTTCGTTTTGAAAACGAAAAAATATACCGCACATGACGAAAATAACGAATGCAGCGAGGGCGATACTGTACTTATACAGGAAACAAGACCTTTAAGCAAGAGTAAAAGATGGAGACTAGTAAGAATCATTGAAAAAGCTAAGTAA
- the rplN gene encoding 50S ribosomal protein L14: MLQTESRLKVADNTGAKEVLVIRVLGGTRRRYASVGDKIVVTIKDSTPSGNAKKGQVSKAVVVRTKKAVRRKDGSYIKFDDNACVLLNATGEMRGTRVFGPVARELRDKEYMKVISLAPEVL; this comes from the coding sequence ATGTTACAAACAGAATCAAGATTAAAAGTAGCTGATAATACCGGAGCAAAAGAAGTTTTGGTAATCAGAGTTCTGGGAGGTACCAGAAGAAGATATGCTTCAGTTGGTGATAAAATCGTAGTGACGATCAAGGATTCTACACCATCCGGAAACGCAAAGAAAGGTCAGGTATCCAAAGCTGTTGTGGTAAGAACCAAAAAAGCAGTAAGGAGAAAAGACGGATCATATATCAAGTTCGACGATAATGCCTGTGTACTGCTTAATGCAACAGGTGAGATGAGAGGAACACGTGTTTTCGGACCCGTAGCCCGCGAACTTAGAGACAAAGAATACATGAAGGTAATTTCCCTGGCTCCCGAAGTACTTTAA
- the rplX gene encoding 50S ribosomal protein L24, producing MTKVKIKRGDNVIVTTGKNKGGKGEVLEVIRKEGKDPRVVVAGINIVKKHVKPSASNPQGNIVEKEASIHISNVALMDKDGKATKLGSKMEGDKKVRVAKSTGETL from the coding sequence ATGACAAAAGTTAAAATTAAAAGAGGAGATAACGTAATCGTAACTACCGGAAAGAATAAAGGTGGTAAAGGTGAAGTTCTGGAAGTTATCAGAAAAGAAGGAAAAGACCCAAGAGTTGTTGTTGCCGGTATCAACATCGTGAAAAAACACGTTAAGCCGTCTGCATCTAACCCACAGGGAAACATTGTAGAGAAAGAAGCTTCAATCCATATCTCAAATGTTGCTTTAATGGATAAGGACGGAAAAGCAACCAAACTGGGATCCAAAATGGAAGGAGATAAGAAAGTAAGAGTTGCGAAATCAACCGGTGAAACTTTATAA
- the rplE gene encoding 50S ribosomal protein L5 — protein MEFIARPKKIYKEQIIPAMMEEFGYKSVMQVPKLQKIVISQGLGAATADKKIVDYAIEELTAITGQKAVGTISKKDEAAFKLRKGMPVGARVTLRANKMYEFLDRLTASALPRIRDFNGIKADGFDGRGNYNLGITEQIIFPEIVIDKVKKIQGMDITFVTTAKTDKEAKALLTHFGMPFKKN, from the coding sequence ATGGAATTTATAGCAAGACCAAAAAAAATATATAAGGAGCAAATTATTCCTGCGATGATGGAAGAATTTGGGTACAAATCTGTTATGCAGGTACCTAAATTGCAGAAAATCGTAATTTCCCAGGGTCTGGGGGCTGCTACAGCCGACAAGAAAATTGTTGATTACGCCATCGAGGAATTAACTGCAATTACCGGACAGAAAGCTGTAGGTACAATCTCCAAAAAGGATGAGGCTGCCTTCAAACTTAGAAAAGGAATGCCGGTGGGTGCAAGAGTTACTCTTAGAGCAAACAAGATGTACGAATTCCTGGACAGGCTTACGGCATCTGCACTTCCAAGGATCAGAGATTTCAACGGTATCAAAGCTGACGGTTTCGACGGTAGAGGAAATTACAACCTTGGTATTACCGAGCAGATCATTTTCCCGGAAATCGTAATTGACAAAGTGAAGAAGATACAGGGTATGGACATCACTTTCGTTACAACTGCGAAAACTGACAAGGAAGCAAAAGCATTATTAACGCATTTCGGTATGCCTTTTAAAAAGAACTAA
- the rpsN gene encoding 30S ribosomal protein S14, producing MAKESMKARERKREATVAKYAEKRKALKEAGDYDALQKLPKNASPVRLHNRCKLTGRPRGYMRTFGLSRVMFREMANKGLIPGVKKASW from the coding sequence ATGGCTAAAGAATCAATGAAAGCGCGTGAGCGCAAAAGAGAGGCTACAGTAGCAAAATATGCTGAGAAAAGAAAAGCTTTGAAAGAAGCCGGAGATTACGACGCATTACAGAAGTTGCCTAAAAACGCTTCTCCGGTTAGACTTCACAACAGATGCAAGCTTACCGGCAGACCAAGAGGTTACATGAGAACTTTCGGACTTTCGAGAGTAATGTTCCGCGAGATGGCTAACAAAGGCCTGATCCCAGGAGTTAAAAAAGCTAGTTGGTAA
- the rpsH gene encoding 30S ribosomal protein S8: MVTDPISDFLTRVRNAQSAGHKVVDIPASKIKKEITKILFDQGYITNYKFEDNAVQGNIKIALKYDKQTNKPAIKSIQRASRPGLRYYAGSTELPRVLNGLGVAIISTSKGVMTGKQARQEKVGGEVICYVY, encoded by the coding sequence ATGGTAACAGATCCAATTTCAGATTTCCTGACCAGAGTAAGGAACGCACAAAGCGCAGGCCACAAAGTGGTGGACATTCCTGCATCGAAAATCAAGAAGGAGATTACAAAAATTCTTTTCGACCAGGGTTATATTACAAACTACAAGTTTGAAGATAACGCTGTACAGGGGAACATCAAAATCGCTTTAAAGTATGACAAGCAAACCAACAAACCGGCAATTAAATCTATCCAGAGAGCATCAAGACCTGGTTTGAGATATTATGCAGGTTCTACAGAACTTCCAAGAGTTCTGAACGGGTTGGGTGTAGCCATCATTTCTACCTCTAAAGGGGTAATGACAGGTAAGCAGGCCAGACAGGAAAAAGTAGGTGGAGAGGTAATCTGCTATGTTTATTAA
- the rplF gene encoding 50S ribosomal protein L6 yields the protein MSRIGKSIITIPAGVTVTESNGVVTVKGPKGELTQTLTEGITLEQKDGELTVNRPSESKQHRALHGLYRALINNMVQGTAEGWTKKLELVGVGYRATHSGQKLDLALGFSHSIVMELPNEVKVDTLTEKGKNPIITLTSHDKQLIGMIAAKIRSFRKPEPYKGKGVRFVGEIVRRKAGKSA from the coding sequence ATGTCAAGAATTGGTAAATCAATTATAACCATTCCTGCCGGCGTTACTGTAACCGAATCTAACGGTGTGGTAACTGTAAAAGGCCCTAAAGGTGAGCTTACGCAAACCCTTACAGAAGGAATTACTTTAGAGCAGAAGGACGGAGAACTTACAGTAAACCGCCCGTCTGAATCTAAGCAGCACAGAGCGCTTCACGGTTTGTACCGTGCGCTTATCAATAACATGGTTCAGGGAACTGCCGAAGGGTGGACTAAGAAACTGGAACTTGTAGGAGTTGGATACAGAGCAACACATTCCGGTCAGAAACTGGACCTTGCCCTTGGATTCTCTCACAGTATCGTAATGGAACTTCCAAACGAAGTGAAAGTAGATACATTAACTGAGAAAGGTAAAAACCCTATTATTACTTTAACATCTCATGACAAGCAACTTATCGGGATGATCGCTGCAAAGATCAGATCATTCAGAAAGCCTGAGCCTTACAAAGGAAAAGGGGTAAGATTTGTTGGAGAAATTGTGAGACGTAAAGCTGGTAAATCTGCTTAA
- the rplR gene encoding 50S ribosomal protein L18, whose product MALNKVQKRNRIKSRVRGKISGSAELPRLSVYKSNKEIYAQLIDDKAGVTLASASSRALNATGNKVEISSEVGKAIAEKAKAAGIESIVFDRNGFVYHGRVKALADGAREGGLKF is encoded by the coding sequence ATGGCACTAAATAAAGTACAAAAAAGAAACAGGATTAAAAGTAGAGTAAGAGGCAAGATCTCCGGCTCTGCTGAACTGCCAAGATTATCTGTATACAAAAGTAATAAGGAAATTTACGCTCAGTTAATCGACGATAAAGCAGGTGTAACCCTTGCTTCGGCCTCTTCCAGAGCGCTTAACGCAACAGGTAATAAAGTAGAAATATCCTCAGAAGTTGGTAAGGCGATCGCTGAGAAAGCCAAAGCTGCAGGAATTGAAAGTATAGTGTTCGACAGAAACGGTTTCGTATACCACGGTAGAGTGAAAGCTCTGGCTGACGGTGCGAGAGAAGGCGGACTAAAATTCTAA